The following are from one region of the Marinomonas sp. CT5 genome:
- a CDS encoding RraA family protein yields MSIGFQILKRERKASEEMIKAFTGLPVANVSDSMNRVFAAGPTLRPMHASGAMIGSAITVKSRPGDNLMLHKAIDMAEPGDVIVVDAGGDLSNALMGELMLAHAINRGVAGFVLNGAIRDLDAFVETNLPTFAAGVTHRGPYKDGPGEINVPISIDGMVINPGDIVIGDCDGVLAVPLDHAEAILASTMEKQDKEVKQMAAINARTNDRSWVDVALKEKGCKFPE; encoded by the coding sequence ATGTCTATTGGTTTTCAAATATTGAAACGTGAGCGCAAAGCCTCAGAAGAAATGATTAAAGCCTTTACGGGACTTCCTGTAGCGAATGTTTCTGACTCAATGAACCGTGTTTTTGCTGCGGGCCCGACACTTCGTCCAATGCACGCATCTGGCGCGATGATTGGTTCTGCCATCACAGTGAAATCTCGTCCAGGTGATAACTTGATGCTGCATAAAGCCATTGATATGGCGGAGCCAGGTGATGTGATTGTGGTTGATGCTGGTGGTGATTTAAGCAACGCCTTGATGGGTGAACTTATGTTGGCTCACGCTATTAATCGTGGTGTTGCAGGCTTTGTTCTTAACGGTGCTATCCGTGACTTGGATGCTTTCGTAGAAACGAATCTGCCGACATTTGCAGCAGGTGTAACGCACCGTGGTCCATATAAAGATGGCCCTGGTGAAATCAATGTACCGATCAGTATTGATGGCATGGTCATTAACCCAGGCGATATCGTGATTGGTGATTGTGATGGTGTTTTAGCTGTGCCACTAGATCACGCTGAAGCTATTCTCGCCAGCACAATGGAAAAACAAGACAAAGAAGTAAAACAAATGGCCGCAATCAACGCCAGAACGAATGACCGTAGCTGGGTTGATGTTGCTCTTAAAGAAAAAGGCTGCAAATTCCCAGAATAA
- a CDS encoding tripartite tricarboxylate transporter substrate binding protein, translating to MFNYKKKVALMSALLFASGAALAEYPEKPITLIVGFSAGGGTDVMARNVAPYVEKYLGNDASIVVKNMPGASGQIGITEVAHSDPDGYTIGTYNLPGMMARTLDRKAKYTADSFTFLANIVSDPNVIVTSKKSGITSVQQLIEAAKKAPRSITVGMSSLGGDDHLGLTKFQNLTDTQFTIIPFKGSSAARTAILGGHVAAGVLNISEVAAFKDELNVIGVAKAKRSEFAPDVKTFKEQGVDFYNGALRGFVAPAGLPKDVELKLLEAFSQAASDPEMLAKMRATANPVEASIGPDFKKLNGELYKLAKQVWETTPWK from the coding sequence ATGTTCAATTATAAAAAGAAAGTTGCGCTTATGAGTGCCTTATTATTCGCATCGGGTGCTGCATTAGCTGAGTACCCAGAAAAACCGATTACTTTAATTGTTGGGTTCTCAGCAGGTGGTGGCACAGACGTTATGGCGCGTAATGTTGCACCTTATGTTGAAAAGTACCTAGGTAATGATGCAAGCATTGTAGTGAAAAACATGCCTGGTGCCAGTGGTCAAATAGGTATTACTGAAGTGGCTCATTCTGATCCTGATGGTTACACCATTGGTACGTACAACCTTCCTGGTATGATGGCACGTACATTGGATCGAAAAGCTAAGTATACAGCGGACAGTTTCACCTTTCTTGCCAATATCGTTAGTGATCCAAACGTGATCGTGACATCTAAGAAGTCCGGCATCACTAGTGTTCAACAATTGATTGAAGCAGCTAAGAAAGCCCCTCGCTCTATTACTGTTGGTATGTCTAGCCTTGGCGGTGATGATCACCTTGGTCTAACCAAATTTCAAAATCTTACCGATACCCAATTCACTATCATTCCTTTTAAAGGCTCTTCCGCTGCACGTACTGCCATCCTAGGTGGACACGTTGCTGCCGGTGTTTTGAATATTTCAGAAGTGGCGGCTTTTAAAGATGAGCTTAATGTCATTGGTGTGGCGAAAGCGAAGCGTTCTGAGTTTGCTCCGGATGTCAAAACCTTTAAAGAGCAAGGTGTAGATTTTTATAACGGTGCATTGCGTGGTTTTGTTGCACCAGCAGGTTTGCCAAAAGATGTGGAGCTAAAACTACTTGAGGCGTTTTCTCAAGCAGCGAGTGATCCTGAAATGTTAGCTAAAATGAGGGCGACGGCTAATCCAGTCGAAGCGTCTATCGGCCCTGATTTTAAAAAGCTAAATGGTGAACTGTATAAATTAGCGAAACAAGTGTGGGAAACCACACCTTGGAAATAA